The following proteins are encoded in a genomic region of Salvelinus namaycush isolate Seneca chromosome 12, SaNama_1.0, whole genome shotgun sequence:
- the LOC120056728 gene encoding transcription regulator protein BACH1-like, with translation MVKCFMAAYLNMSVSMSSLESPRSSQFTFESSVHSCHVLRCLDDQRRRDLLCDITVVVEGTSFRAHRSVLASCSKYFTHRVSSHAGPGLVITLPQEVTASGFEPLLQFAYTSKLLFSKATVMEIRHCASILGFRDLDSACFDFLLPKFFSSSRASFQRKTCCKTRCRRQSPRAELSDIDTNKDVLEDDKGVRVVSDSPVEQDVGGAPCQSSQPTNGVTGCKSETPAPPPEVNSQSDAQTDYSLRCPKSCKFQLACGKDSVSLEVCSPETALDSPVVTEEGCPLPQSRSCLPCSCSGGCKEGPTVEISGENSSHCAQTNQAGHGEVEERKGEEDGEKREADGENVDKHERVGEVEERRREAEEASGVSCLRSPLMEVSSVSCERSPGLDEGTVGTASHRCPLEEPGLGHQSPGGVEEGGCVLGGRGHHDGLDPAVSIPSQPKTEQEQGRRGQGEEERRESGWEERSSMETEVAEHLAHGLWSDLSSPPPSLLQDSLPETGPETGPETGPETGPETGPETGPETGPENIQGSSSTLNPRSMSPKLDWLNQLYLTSSTGDCPFLHGLDRGMDMGMDSGTDREMDRGTGSGDAQLPGCEGSSQSEKSPCVSSLSSGDDGDSDGFDTEGDSESCSYSQKARELQLPFSVGQILALSRNDFQLTLRHQTLTREQLDFVHDVRRRSKNRTAARRCRKRKLDCIHNLECEIDKLRTEKDHLMSERTNLIQMKLKTWQSVSELCQGVCSESALSPEQLQVLASPYCPISALISPTDPASPGLEGLLQPLASLSACSSASEPLES, from the exons ATGGTGAAGTGTTTCATGGCGGCGTATCTCAAC ATGTCCGTCTCCATGTCTAGTCTGGAGAGCCCGCGGTCCTCTCAGTTTACCTTTGAGTCCTCAGTGCACAGCTGCCACGTGCTGCGTTGCCTGGACGACCAGCGGAGGCGTGACCTGCTGTGTGACATCacggtggtggtggaggggacgAGCTTCAGGGCCCATCGCTCTGTGCTGGCTTCCTGCAGCAAATACTTCACACACAGGGTCTCCTCCCACGCGGGCCCAGGGCTCGTCATCACCCTGCCTCAGGAG GTGACGGCGAGTGGCTTTGAGCCACTGCTGCAGTTTGCCTACACATCCAAGCTGCTCTTCAGTAAAGCTACTGTCATGGAGATACGACACTGTGCCTCTATTCTGGGTTTCAGGGATCTGGACTCGGCCTGTTTCGACTTCCTGTTGCCCAAGTTCTTCAGCAGCAGTAGGGCCTCCTTCCAGAGGAAGACCTGCTGTAAGACACGGTGTAGGAGACAGTCGCCCAGGGCAGAGCTTAGCGACATCGACACTAACAAGGATGTCTTAGAGGATGACAAAGGGGTTCGGGTGGTTTCTGATTCGCCCGTTGAACAGGATGTGGGTGGAGCCCCATGCCAAAGCAGCCAACCAACAAATGGCGTGACAGGATGTAAAAGCGAAACCCCCGCCCCTCCTCCTGAAGTCAACAGCCAATCAGATGCCCAGACTGACTACTCCCTGCGGTGCCCCAAGTCCTGTAAGTTCCAGCTGGCTTGTGGGAAGGACAGTGTGTCTCTGGAGGTCTGCAGCCCAGAAACAGCCCTTGATTCCCCAGTGGTCACTGAGGAGGGCTGCCCTCTGCCTCAGTCCCGGTCCTGTCTACCTTGCTCCTGTAGTGGGGGCTGTAAGGAGGGTCCTACAGTGgagatctctggagagaactcCTCCCATTGCGCACAGACTAACCAGGCAGGACATGGAGAGgttgaggagaggaaaggagaggaggatggggaaaagagagaggcagaCGGGGAGAACGTAGACAAGCACGAGAGGGTaggagaggtggaagagaggaggagagaagcagAGGAGGCTTCTGGAGTCAGCTGCCTTAGATCTCCCCTCATGGAGGTTTCCAGTGTCAGCTGTGAACGGAGCCCAGGGTTGGATGAGGGGACAGTGGGTACTGCATCACACCGATGCCCCCTTGAGGAACCTGGGCTTGGCCATCAGAGCCCTGGAGGTGTGGAGGAAGGAGGTTGTGTTCTAGGTGGTAGAGGGCACCATGACGGGTTGGATCCAGCTGTCTCCATCCCCAGTCAGCCAAAGACAGAACAGGAGCAaggaaggagaggacagggagaggaagaaaggagagagagcggATGGGAAGAGAGGAGCAGCATGGAGACGGAGGTGGCTGAACACTTGGCCCATGGTCTTTGGtcagacctctcctctcctcctccttccctcctccaggACTCGCTACCTGAGACTGGGCCGGAGACTGGGCCGGAGACTGGGCCGGAGACTGGGCCGGAGACTGGGCCTGAGACTGGGCCTGAGACTGGGCCTGAGAACATCCAGGGCAGCAGCTCCACCTTGAACCCCCGGAGCATGAGCCCCAAGTTGGACTGGCTGAACCAGCTGTACCTCACCTCCAGCACCGGGGACTGTCCTTTCCTCCATGGCCTGGACAGAGGGATGGACATGGGAATGGACAGTGGGACAGACAGGGAGATGGACAGAGGGACAGGGTCAGGGGACGCCCAGCTGCCGGGCTGTGAGGGGTCATCCCAGTCAGAGAAGAGTCCCTGTGTGTCCTCTCTGAGCTCTGGGGATGATGGAGACTCAGATGGCTTCGATACGGAGGGAGACAGTGAGTCCTGTTCCTACAGCCAGAAGGCTAGGGAG TTACAGCTGCCATTCTCTGTAGGTCAGATTTTGGCGTTGAGCAGGAATGACTTCCAGCTGACGTTGAGACACCAGACTCTGACCAGAGAACAGCTGGACTTTGTCCACGACGTCCGACGTCGGAGTAAGAACCGCACCGCAGCTCGGCGCTGTCGGAAGAGGAAGCTGGACTGTATACACAACCTGGAGTGTGAGATCGACAAACTG AGGACAGAGAAGGACCATCTCATGTCAGAGAGGACCAATCTGATCCAGATGAAACTGAAGACTTGGCAAAGTGTGTCTGAACTGTGTCAGGGGGTCTGCAGCGAGTCCGCCCTGAGTCCCGAACAACTCCAGGTCCTAGCCTCCCCATATTGCCCTATCTCTGCTCTCATCTCCCCCACAGACCCAGCCTCCCCTGGGCTAGAGGGACTACTACAGCCCCTGGCTTCTCTCTCGGCCTGCTCCTCAGCCTCAGAACCCCTAGAATCTTAG